A genomic window from Sebastes fasciatus isolate fSebFas1 chromosome 7, fSebFas1.pri, whole genome shotgun sequence includes:
- the socs9 gene encoding suppressor of cytokine signaling 9: MSLPKESGNRGKDRERGARPKVRQSRSEERRDAGSGRKGGKGKKKGLASHEPAAERPVSDGFEYGELLSDLETRDQSSSSPLRESWRWQGLDAAASLLGQERVTARPGLGTVSSATEIPASGEGEGRGSSSSRTLRQKIQDAMGQCFPIKTHSVAAPAPSPSALSSSTACASSRRKIHLSELMLDDCPFPVGSELAQKWYLIKQHTAPITQPPVLDSPVVCSAPTAAMATVVEDVDDRLRERRRISIEQGVDPPPNAEIHTFEVTAQINPLYKHGPKLAHGMNELSGADRASVHQQQQLLLQRQQQHQLLLQSCLDTLDEVVASASASASTAASASAPASTSGSAPSSSSAAVITCDATPEPLVDPEVTPTNVPSRAILPPTEDPKSHDGYRIHTQIDYIHCLVPDLLQITNLPCYWGVMDRYEAETLLEGRPEGTFLLRDSAQEDYLFSVSFRRYGRSLHARIEQWNHNFSFDVHDPSVFHAPTVTGLLEHYKDPNSCMFFEPLLSNPIHRTQPFTLQHVCRAVISSCTTYDGINMLPIPNTLKKHLKEYHYKQRVRVRRMDTWWE, from the coding sequence ATGTCATTACCAAAGGAGTCAGGGAACCGAGGGAAAGATCGAGAGAGGGGGGCCCGTCCCAAGGTGAGGCAGAGCCGGTCAGAGGAGAGACGAGACGCAGGCAGTGGACGGAAAGGTGGAAAGGGGAAGAAAAAAGGCCTTGCTTCCCATGAGCCAGCAGCTGAGAGGCCTGTCAGCGATGGCTTTGAGTATGGTGAGCTGTTGAGTGACCTGGAAACAAGGGACcaatcttcctcctctcctctgaggGAGAGTTGGAGATGGCAGGGTTTGGATGCCGCTGCCTCGTTACTTGGACAAGAACGGGTAACGGCCAGGCCAGGACTGGGAACAGTTAGCTCTGCTACAGAGATACCTGCATCCGGTGAAGGTGAGGGCAGGGGGTCGAGCAGCAGTCGCACTCTCAGGCAAAAAATCCAAGATGCAATGGGGCAGTGTTTCCCAATAAAGACACACAGCGTGGCGGCACCAGCGCCATCTCCATCGGCGCTTTCGTCATCGACCGCCTGTGCCTCCTCGAGGCGCAAGATCCATCTCAGTGAGTTGATGTTGGATGACTGCCCTTTCCCCGTAGGATCAGAGCTGGCTCAGAAGTGGTATCTCATTAAGCAGCACACGGCCCCCATTACCCAGCCTCCCGTGCTTGATTCTCCAGTTGTGTGCAGTGCCCCTACTGCAGCCATGGCCACCGTGGTGGAGGACGTAGACGACAGGTTGCGGGAGCGCAGGCGCATCAGCATCGAACAAGGTGTTGATCCACCACCCAACGCAGAGATCCACACATTTGAGGTGACTGCCCAAATTAACCCTCTCTACAAGCACGGCCCTAAGCTGGCTCACGGTATGAATGAGTTATCCGGGGCCGACAGAGCCTCCGTCCATCAGCAACAGCAGCTTCTTCTCCAAAGACAACAGCAGCACCAGCTCCTTCTGCAGAGCTGTTTGGACACCCTGGATGAGGTGGTGGCCTCGGCCTCGGCCTCAGCCTCCACCGCAGCCTCCGCCTCGGCCCCAGCGTCAACCTCAGGCTCTgccccatcctcatcctccgCCGCCGTCATCACCTGTGATGCTACCCCCGAGCCTCTGGTTGACCCAGAGGTCACACCGACCAACGTGCCCTCTAGAGCCATACTTCCACCGACTGAGGATCCCAAATCTCACGACGGCTACCGCATTCACACCCAGATCGATTACATTCACTGTTTAGTTCCAGACCTGCTGCAGATCACCAACCTCCCGTGTTACTGGGGGGTGATGGACCGCTACGAGGCGGAGACGCTGCTGGAGGGGAGGCCCGAAGGCACCTTCCTCCTGCGCGACTCCGCCCAAGAAGACTACCTCTTCTCCGTCAGCTTCCGCCGCTACGGCCGCTCGCTACACGCACGCATCGAACAGTGGAACCACAATTTCAGCTTTGACGTGCACGACCCCAGTGTCTTCCACGCTCCCACGGTCACGGGATTGCTGGAGCACTACAAGGACCCCAACTCCTGCATGTTCTTCGAGCCGTTGCTGTCCAACCCCATCCATCGCACACAGCCCTTCACCCTGCAACACGTCTGTCGAGCGGTCATAAGCAGCTGCACCACCTACGACGGCATTAACATGCTTCCCATTCCAAATACGTTGAAAAAGCACCTGAAAGAATACCACTATAAGCAGAGAGTGCGTGTACGGCGAATGGATACTTGGTGGGAATGA